One genomic region from Leptospiraceae bacterium encodes:
- a CDS encoding DUF393 domain-containing protein: MKNNIFLYDGNCPFCTSLAKKLESRMIDDSVEFLSFREIKPEDLKEFHPSLSPELCSGEIQMIYRGVRYPGFFAIRRLSHYLRGYSYFSFILYLPLIPFLGMFILYLLKLRSGH, encoded by the coding sequence ATGAAAAATAATATTTTTTTATACGATGGTAACTGTCCGTTTTGTACTTCCCTTGCAAAGAAATTGGAAAGCAGGATGATAGATGATTCGGTTGAATTTCTTTCCTTTCGAGAAATTAAGCCGGAAGATCTAAAAGAGTTCCACCCTTCCTTAAGCCCGGAACTATGTTCCGGGGAAATACAAATGATTTACAGGGGGGTTCGATACCCGGGTTTTTTTGCTATCAGGCGCTTAAGTCACTATCTTAGGGGTTATTCCTATTTTTCTTTTATTCTGTATCTTCCCCTGATTCCGTTTCTCGGAATGTTTATTCTTTACCTTTTAAAACTGCGTTCTGGCCATTAG
- a CDS encoding iron-containing redox enzyme family protein produces MNITERLKQDVQQHPVLQNNKWLEEKSSLLSKQDLLLWLSQEYFVSVGFVNWFLWTAAISPSQEAQMILVKNIWEELGEGNIEETHVNILKSFLSSMKIPIESLKLFPETAEYLGMMKEITNTNFYEALGALGPANEYLLKLEYSKVYEAYLKLREKENVPEARFFKVNLEADESHSAQMFRLIEAVADTEEKQKSVLEGNIKALNARILFYEGLMARTQF; encoded by the coding sequence ATGAATATAACAGAAAGACTAAAACAGGATGTACAACAACACCCGGTACTTCAAAATAACAAATGGTTGGAAGAAAAAAGTTCTCTTCTTTCAAAACAAGATCTTCTCCTCTGGTTGAGCCAGGAATACTTCGTTTCGGTTGGATTTGTAAACTGGTTCTTATGGACGGCAGCTATCAGCCCCTCACAGGAAGCCCAGATGATTTTAGTAAAAAATATCTGGGAAGAATTAGGAGAAGGTAATATTGAGGAAACCCACGTAAATATTCTGAAAAGTTTCCTATCTTCTATGAAGATTCCAATAGAAAGCCTCAAGCTCTTTCCGGAAACAGCAGAATATCTGGGTATGATGAAAGAAATCACCAATACCAACTTTTACGAGGCTCTCGGTGCCCTCGGTCCTGCTAATGAGTATTTACTTAAATTAGAGTATTCTAAAGTATATGAAGCTTATCTAAAGCTCAGGGAGAAAGAAAATGTCCCGGAAGCCAGATTTTTTAAGGTAAACCTCGAAGCAGATGAATCTCACAGTGCTCAAATGTTTCGTCTGATTGAAGCAGTAGCCGATACAGAAGAAAAACAAAAAAGTGTCTTAGAAGGAAATATAAAAGCACTGAATGCCAGAATTCTATTTTATGAAGGACTAATGGCCAGAACGCAGTTTTAA
- a CDS encoding arginine-tRNA-protein transferase, whose product MEIIEESFYLEKLEPEKLDAYLSEGYRHFGSLFFRYNVNFLNDKLALILPLRVNLSTYKHKKKHRRILNKNKTLQHIFRPVFIDKEKEELFYLHRARFKDNIPDSIYSFISDTPSSLPCESLECAVYDKDKLVAYSFLDIGSTSTSSVYAVFHPDYAKTSPGIFTMLLEIEYSIQQGKSYYYPGYCFFESSFYDYKKQFEALEFYDWNHNWLPLGVINNK is encoded by the coding sequence ATGGAAATCATAGAAGAATCTTTCTATTTAGAAAAATTAGAACCAGAAAAACTCGATGCCTATCTTTCAGAAGGCTATCGACATTTTGGCTCTCTTTTTTTTCGATATAATGTTAATTTTCTGAACGATAAGTTAGCCCTAATCTTGCCTCTGCGGGTAAACCTTTCTACATATAAACATAAAAAGAAACATCGTAGAATTCTCAATAAAAATAAAACATTACAACACATTTTTCGTCCTGTATTTATCGATAAAGAAAAAGAAGAGCTCTTCTATCTTCATAGGGCCAGGTTTAAAGATAATATACCTGATTCGATTTATAGTTTTATATCGGATACACCTTCCAGCCTTCCCTGTGAATCTCTTGAATGCGCAGTATATGATAAAGATAAATTAGTTGCTTATAGTTTTCTTGACATCGGAAGTACCAGTACTTCCAGTGTGTATGCAGTTTTCCACCCGGATTATGCAAAAACGAGTCCCGGAATCTTTACCATGCTATTAGAAATTGAGTATTCGATTCAACAGGGAAAATCTTATTATTATCCCGGTTACTGTTTTTTTGAGTCGTCTTTTTATGATTATAAAAAGCAATTTGAAGCACTTGAGTTTTATGATTGGAACCATAACTGGTTACCGCTTGGAGTTATAAATAATAAATAA